The Methanoregula boonei 6A8 genome has a window encoding:
- a CDS encoding PKD domain-containing protein: MICLIKKKKTDCGRSLAFAGYGLLTGCIFLLGLLCLILPVAAETYTTVPVASFTASPASGTAPLTVTFTDASANATSWSWSFGDGNTSTTENPSWTYTSAGTYTATLTSTNSFGSNSTTKTITVKSAVTTPVSSFSASATSGTAPLTVTFTDTSTNSPTSWSWIFGDGNTSTSESPSWTYTSAGTYTVYLTAGNSAGQSTSYKVITVSSATTTPVASFTSNVTSGVLPFAVQFNDTSTNTPTSWSWVFGDGYTSTTENPVHTYTSAGTYTVYLTAANSAGSNVTYVSDYITVTANATPVASFSSNVSSGTVPFAVQFNDTSTNTPTSWYWEFGDGYVSSVENPVHTYSVSGVYTVTFTATNGEGSNVTTEEDYITASSAAISSTYVATPLPTSAVTPLFTAAPTYAITTSATTTSSVDDWLAKQNAIITTATTKKAPGYDFPVALAGFAVVAGIVVFRRQ, encoded by the coding sequence ATGATTTGCCTCATAAAAAAGAAGAAAACTGATTGCGGAAGATCCCTTGCGTTTGCCGGATACGGCCTTCTTACGGGATGCATCTTTCTGCTGGGTCTCCTTTGCCTGATCCTGCCGGTGGCAGCAGAAACCTACACAACCGTCCCGGTTGCCTCCTTTACTGCCTCGCCAGCATCGGGTACCGCACCGCTTACGGTTACTTTTACCGATGCTTCCGCGAATGCGACCTCGTGGAGCTGGAGTTTTGGTGACGGGAATACAAGTACCACGGAAAACCCATCGTGGACGTACACCTCAGCAGGAACCTACACCGCGACACTTACCTCCACCAACTCCTTCGGGAGCAACTCAACTACCAAAACCATAACCGTGAAAAGCGCAGTGACTACTCCGGTCTCCTCCTTTTCTGCATCCGCGACATCGGGTACCGCACCGCTTACGGTCACTTTCACCGATACCTCTACGAACTCTCCTACGTCATGGAGCTGGATCTTCGGTGACGGAAATACGAGTACCTCGGAAAGTCCGTCGTGGACATATACCTCGGCAGGGACATATACCGTGTACCTGACCGCAGGGAATTCAGCAGGACAGTCAACAAGTTACAAGGTCATTACGGTGAGCTCGGCGACAACCACTCCGGTAGCAAGTTTCACCTCAAATGTTACCTCGGGAGTGCTTCCGTTCGCGGTCCAGTTCAACGACACATCGACCAACACGCCGACCTCGTGGAGCTGGGTCTTTGGCGATGGGTATACCAGTACCACCGAGAATCCGGTACATACGTATACTTCCGCAGGGACCTACACGGTTTACCTCACGGCAGCAAATTCTGCGGGAAGCAACGTCACCTATGTGTCGGATTACATCACAGTGACTGCAAACGCAACACCCGTAGCGAGTTTTTCCAGTAATGTCTCATCAGGAACTGTGCCGTTTGCAGTCCAGTTTAATGACACGTCAACCAACACACCGACCTCGTGGTACTGGGAGTTTGGTGACGGGTACGTAAGCTCTGTTGAGAATCCGGTTCATACCTACTCGGTATCCGGAGTGTATACGGTCACCTTTACCGCCACGAATGGTGAGGGGAGCAATGTGACCACAGAAGAAGATTATATTACTGCAAGTTCAGCGGCAATATCTTCGACATATGTTGCCACTCCCCTGCCAACTTCTGCCGTCACCCCGCTGTTTACCGCTGCCCCGACCTACGCGATCACTACCTCTGCCACAACCACTTCATCAGTTGATGACTGGCTTGCAAAGCAGAACGCCATCATCACCACAGCCACGACAAAAAAAGCTCCGGGATATGATTTCCCTGTTGCCCTTGCCGGATTCGCGGTGGTTGCAGGGATAGTGGTATTCAGGAGGCAGTAA
- a CDS encoding DUF2115 domain-containing protein: MSFFHLGNKSPSDPPASAALIAEACQDLGTAETRGDLGKKIAALVLEYSPRDIRQMMTNFGNTIQDISMEYRAELEASVTLHLLGTYQDIRLAEQQGSFARMKEQVTAHERSYWGMVEGQCRNGPGDLRLRFLKFLLAGFAMIVRQEPGHPVGMRFPGGDRVERIDGVYYCPVREKANDVDAALCPFCPAQQTPDIGYLKPPVNASEHRKQEFIDNCYRFHNFNG; this comes from the coding sequence ATGTCATTTTTTCACCTAGGTAATAAGAGCCCCTCCGACCCTCCAGCATCTGCTGCCCTGATAGCGGAGGCGTGCCAGGATCTGGGCACTGCAGAAACCCGCGGGGATCTCGGGAAAAAGATCGCCGCCCTTGTCCTGGAGTACTCACCCCGCGACATCCGGCAGATGATGACAAATTTCGGGAATACAATTCAGGACATCTCCATGGAGTACCGTGCAGAACTCGAAGCATCAGTTACCCTCCACCTGCTCGGGACATACCAGGATATTCGGCTCGCAGAGCAGCAGGGCTCATTTGCGCGGATGAAAGAGCAGGTCACCGCCCATGAACGCTCCTACTGGGGGATGGTGGAGGGGCAGTGCCGGAATGGCCCGGGAGATCTCCGCCTGCGTTTTTTGAAATTTCTGCTTGCGGGTTTTGCAATGATCGTCCGGCAGGAACCTGGTCACCCGGTGGGGATGCGCTTTCCCGGCGGCGACCGGGTCGAGCGGATCGATGGCGTATATTACTGCCCGGTGCGGGAGAAGGCAAACGATGTGGATGCTGCCCTCTGCCCTTTCTGCCCGGCACAGCAGACTCCAGATATCGGGTACCTGAAACCGCCGGTGAATGCAAGCGAACACCGCAAACAGGAATTTATCGACAACTGCTACCGTTTCCACAATTTCAATGGATAA
- a CDS encoding 2-isopropylmalate synthase, with the protein MSVLFASKLRFFDTTLRDGEQTPGVSLNPDQKLEIATRLAAIGVDVVEAGSAAASAGEQDAIRLISDAGLPVETCTFVRAVTSDIDYAADNGADSVHLVIPVSDLHIEKKLRKTRVQVTDMAWSSVEYAKSRGLIVELSGEDASRADLAFLKEIYSGGVERGADRLCFCDTVGLLTPEKIAAYIPPLAGIAPLSIHCHDDLGFALANTVAALKAGAACAHTTVNGLGERAGNTPFEELVMALEVLYGYHTGIKKEEIYSLSTLVSRLTGVPLPVNKAVVGEMAFTHESGIHAHGVIREPATYESIRPEQIGRKRRIVLGKHSGSASVEAALHEMKYAPNEQQLKAIVARIKDLGDSGKRVSDADLMAVADTVLAMECKPTIKLRQFTVVSGSSMIPTASVTLEVKGKEMTGAATGDGPVDAAMQVLAKSVADVADIRLEEYHVDAISGGTDALVEVTVRLSKDGKIITSRGARTDIIMASVEAMIAGMNRLLEERT; encoded by the coding sequence GTGAGTGTTTTATTCGCCAGTAAACTGCGCTTTTTTGATACCACGTTACGGGACGGGGAACAGACCCCGGGTGTATCGTTAAACCCGGACCAGAAGTTGGAGATTGCGACCAGGCTTGCAGCCATTGGTGTCGATGTGGTCGAAGCGGGTTCAGCTGCAGCATCAGCTGGAGAGCAGGACGCGATCAGGCTTATCTCGGATGCCGGGCTTCCCGTGGAGACCTGCACCTTTGTCCGGGCGGTAACGTCAGATATTGACTATGCCGCGGACAATGGCGCCGATTCCGTGCATCTTGTGATCCCGGTCAGTGACCTGCATATTGAGAAAAAGCTGCGGAAGACCCGCGTGCAGGTAACGGATATGGCGTGGAGCTCGGTGGAGTACGCGAAAAGCCGGGGGCTTATCGTAGAACTCTCGGGTGAGGACGCCTCACGCGCCGACCTGGCCTTTCTTAAGGAGATCTACTCCGGGGGGGTGGAACGCGGGGCCGACCGGCTCTGTTTCTGCGACACGGTTGGCCTTCTCACCCCGGAAAAGATTGCGGCATATATCCCGCCGCTTGCCGGGATTGCACCGCTCTCCATCCACTGCCACGATGATCTGGGCTTCGCACTTGCCAATACGGTGGCGGCATTAAAGGCCGGGGCCGCCTGTGCCCATACGACAGTAAACGGCCTGGGAGAGCGGGCGGGGAACACACCTTTTGAGGAACTCGTAATGGCTCTGGAGGTGCTGTACGGGTACCACACGGGAATAAAAAAAGAGGAGATCTATTCCCTCTCTACGCTTGTTTCCCGCCTTACCGGAGTCCCGCTGCCGGTCAACAAGGCTGTTGTGGGAGAGATGGCGTTCACCCACGAGAGTGGCATCCACGCCCATGGCGTGATCCGCGAGCCGGCCACCTACGAGTCCATCCGTCCCGAGCAGATCGGGAGGAAACGCCGGATCGTGCTCGGGAAGCATTCCGGTTCTGCCTCTGTGGAAGCAGCACTCCATGAGATGAAGTACGCACCCAACGAACAACAGCTCAAAGCTATCGTAGCAAGGATCAAGGATCTCGGCGATTCCGGCAAACGTGTGAGCGACGCAGACTTAATGGCCGTTGCCGATACGGTGCTTGCCATGGAGTGCAAACCCACCATCAAACTGCGGCAGTTCACCGTGGTCTCTGGGAGCAGCATGATCCCGACTGCATCGGTCACTCTTGAAGTGAAAGGAAAGGAGATGACCGGTGCCGCTACAGGTGACGGGCCAGTGGATGCCGCCATGCAGGTACTCGCCAAATCAGTGGCCGATGTGGCTGACATCCGGCTCGAAGAGTACCATGTGGATGCGATCAGCGGCGGCACCGATGCGCTGGTCGAAGTGACCGTAAGGTTAAGTAAAGACGGGAAGATAATTACTTCACGCGGTGCACGCACCGATATTATCATGGCGAGCGTCGAGGCGATGATCGCCGGGATGAACAGACTACTCGAGGAACGAACATGA
- the ilvB gene encoding biosynthetic-type acetolactate synthase large subunit, with protein MKTGAKLLVESLQREGVDTLFGYPGGSVLPIYDELYDSPLRHILVRHEQAAAHAADGYARASGRVGVCLATSGPGACNLVTGIATAYMDSVPVVAITGQVPTTMLGNDAFQESDIQGITMPITKHNYLVKETSDIPRVVQEAFYIAGTGRQGPVLIDLPKDVNTRSVKEPIVPEKVVLRGYNPTYKGHKRQIDKAIELITTAERPLIYAGGGVISSNASPELVAFASTHGIPVTTTLMGIGCIPCDHPLNMGMLGMHGTEYANFAVTECDLLIAIGARFDDRVTGKIDTFAPNAKVIHIDIDPAEIGKNKRVDVPIVGDTKAVLTDIIAGLAKKNASEAWQKRIKHWKQNHPLRYGKDNGCLHPQFILQQMNELLKGDAVIVSEVGQNQMWTAQYFCFRHPRTWITSGGLGTMGYGFPAAIGAHFARPDVPVFDVAGDGSIQMNIQEMGTVAQYNIPVKIAILNNMYLGMVRQWQELFYDRRYAYTELPPVEFVRIGQAYGIEGIKVESCDEVMPALKAAVDHDGPFVLDFRIEREENVFPMVPAGAAINEMIGGHPPS; from the coding sequence ATGAAGACCGGGGCAAAACTCCTTGTCGAATCACTGCAGCGCGAGGGCGTCGATACACTGTTCGGCTACCCTGGCGGATCAGTGCTGCCGATCTATGATGAACTCTATGATTCACCATTGCGGCACATCCTGGTACGGCATGAGCAGGCAGCTGCGCATGCCGCCGACGGGTATGCACGCGCGAGCGGCCGCGTAGGGGTATGCCTTGCCACCTCCGGGCCCGGTGCCTGCAACCTGGTGACCGGTATCGCAACGGCCTATATGGACTCGGTTCCCGTAGTCGCCATTACCGGCCAGGTCCCGACCACGATGCTCGGGAACGACGCGTTCCAGGAATCGGACATCCAGGGCATCACGATGCCGATTACCAAGCACAATTACCTGGTAAAAGAGACTTCAGACATTCCCCGCGTGGTGCAGGAAGCATTCTACATTGCAGGTACCGGGCGGCAGGGGCCGGTTCTCATCGATCTCCCCAAGGATGTCAACACCCGATCGGTAAAAGAGCCGATAGTCCCGGAGAAAGTGGTGCTCCGGGGCTACAACCCGACCTATAAAGGGCACAAACGACAGATCGACAAGGCCATCGAGCTCATCACGACAGCGGAACGGCCGCTCATCTACGCGGGCGGCGGGGTGATCTCATCCAATGCCTCACCGGAGCTTGTGGCCTTTGCCTCCACTCATGGAATACCGGTAACAACAACCCTCATGGGTATCGGGTGCATTCCCTGTGACCACCCGCTCAACATGGGGATGCTGGGAATGCACGGCACCGAGTACGCAAACTTCGCGGTCACCGAGTGCGATCTTTTGATCGCCATCGGGGCCCGGTTTGATGACAGGGTCACTGGAAAGATCGATACTTTTGCACCGAACGCGAAAGTGATTCATATCGATATCGATCCGGCCGAGATCGGGAAGAACAAGCGCGTGGATGTTCCGATTGTTGGAGACACAAAAGCAGTACTTACCGATATCATAGCAGGTCTTGCCAAAAAGAATGCAAGCGAAGCATGGCAGAAGCGGATAAAGCACTGGAAGCAGAACCACCCCCTCCGGTACGGGAAGGACAACGGCTGCCTTCACCCTCAGTTCATCCTCCAGCAGATGAACGAGCTCCTGAAAGGCGATGCTGTGATCGTCTCTGAAGTGGGCCAGAACCAGATGTGGACCGCCCAATACTTCTGCTTCCGCCATCCCCGAACCTGGATCACATCTGGCGGCCTTGGCACAATGGGCTACGGCTTCCCTGCAGCAATCGGCGCACATTTTGCCCGGCCCGATGTGCCGGTCTTTGATGTGGCGGGCGATGGGAGCATCCAGATGAACATCCAGGAAATGGGAACGGTTGCGCAGTACAATATCCCGGTGAAAATCGCGATCCTCAACAACATGTACCTCGGGATGGTACGCCAGTGGCAGGAGCTCTTCTACGACCGGCGTTATGCTTACACTGAGCTCCCACCGGTAGAATTTGTCAGGATCGGACAGGCATATGGGATCGAAGGGATCAAGGTGGAATCCTGCGACGAAGTGATGCCGGCGCTCAAAGCTGCTGTGGACCATGACGGGCCGTTTGTGCTGGACTTCCGGATCGAGCGTGAGGAAAATGTCTTCCCTATGGTGCCGGCCGGGGCTGCCATCAACGAGATGATCGGGGGGCATCCTCCATCATGA
- the ilvN gene encoding acetolactate synthase small subunit has translation MKAHTLSILVENKAGVLSRVTGLFSRRGFNIESLAVGTCEEPDMSRITIVVIGDDAQVEQVMKQLNKLIDVIKVSDLTDSERVERELAMFKVTAEQGETRAEIMQIATIFRAQIVDVGAKSVILQVVGDTDKINAMEKLLRQFGIKELIRTGRIGIMRGTKTVTSSK, from the coding sequence ATGAAGGCACATACACTCTCCATCCTCGTGGAGAACAAGGCCGGGGTCCTTTCAAGGGTCACCGGCCTCTTCTCACGACGCGGATTTAACATCGAGAGCCTTGCGGTAGGCACCTGCGAGGAACCGGACATGAGCCGGATCACGATCGTTGTGATCGGCGATGATGCACAGGTCGAGCAGGTGATGAAACAGCTCAACAAACTCATCGATGTGATCAAGGTCTCGGACTTAACTGACAGCGAGCGGGTGGAACGGGAGCTTGCCATGTTTAAGGTGACGGCTGAACAGGGAGAGACCAGGGCCGAGATCATGCAGATTGCCACCATCTTCCGGGCCCAGATTGTGGACGTGGGGGCAAAGTCCGTGATCCTTCAGGTAGTGGGAGATACCGACAAGATCAACGCGATGGAGAAACTGCTCCGCCAGTTCGGGATCAAAGAGCTGATCCGGACCGGCCGGATCGGGATCATGCGCGGCACAAAGACCGTAACGAGCAGCAAGTAA
- a CDS encoding L-lactate permease, producing the protein MDLSILFILAILPMLLIFIGLVLFRQSGTLMGIFGWVLTVIIAVFFFQTSASVALAASWEGVLSSFGISLMVLFSILQVTMMDVTGAISSITAYIKTIAAERYEQIMMLNVGFGTFLVSIGATPVTMLPPIMLALGFSPLAAVALPCLGYDPLTSFSLLAVPITLPAAAFGIDVRSLGITVAWFLPVISTGIALAMLWVADGWTGVKKGFFTALVAGLTLGLCAILFVHILPAAAIGLVGVFSGLVTVAVLFLMRKIRGRPLDVAEPAAVQAAKDERKDKMPLWKAALPWVVLVLFCIVISIPVLKSGLPSILGNMQKIPVMADQIVNLNLLSQAYFWVLISTLITAPVLIRSKEQVGKITKLWLKRAWSPTLAAMVFFAIAYVMDWSGKSVSNGALTLAPAASNMNVVIGLVLALIFGVAFPLFSPMLGLFGSFVSGSETSSNVMFYGILKKSTDVLNLDFLQVYAAHLVAGGIASGVAVAKIINAAAVVDKIGIEGEVVRKVAPVAIILTLVTGIMLVLMLYL; encoded by the coding sequence GTGGACCTGAGTATTCTGTTTATCCTGGCCATCCTGCCCATGCTCCTGATATTTATCGGGCTTGTCCTTTTCCGGCAGTCCGGAACGCTGATGGGAATCTTCGGATGGGTATTGACCGTTATAATTGCAGTATTCTTTTTCCAGACCAGCGCCAGTGTAGCACTGGCGGCATCCTGGGAAGGCGTGCTTTCATCGTTTGGGATCTCGCTGATGGTGCTCTTTTCCATCCTGCAGGTCACCATGATGGACGTGACGGGTGCGATCAGCAGCATCACGGCATACATCAAGACGATTGCTGCGGAGCGGTACGAGCAGATTATGATGTTAAACGTAGGTTTCGGGACATTTCTGGTGTCCATCGGGGCTACCCCGGTGACCATGCTCCCGCCCATCATGCTCGCTCTCGGTTTCTCCCCCCTTGCGGCAGTTGCCCTGCCCTGCCTGGGATATGATCCGCTGACCTCATTCTCGCTGCTGGCAGTCCCGATCACGCTTCCGGCAGCTGCCTTCGGCATCGATGTTCGCTCCCTTGGGATTACGGTTGCATGGTTCCTGCCGGTGATCTCGACAGGAATCGCGCTTGCCATGCTCTGGGTAGCCGATGGCTGGACCGGTGTAAAGAAAGGATTTTTCACCGCACTTGTCGCCGGCCTGACGCTGGGGCTTTGTGCGATCCTTTTCGTGCATATCCTCCCGGCTGCGGCAATCGGCCTCGTGGGAGTCTTCTCCGGGCTTGTCACCGTTGCAGTCCTTTTCCTGATGAGAAAGATCCGGGGCCGGCCGCTTGATGTCGCTGAGCCTGCCGCGGTCCAGGCTGCAAAAGACGAACGGAAAGACAAGATGCCGCTCTGGAAGGCAGCGCTTCCCTGGGTGGTGCTGGTCCTCTTCTGTATTGTCATCAGCATCCCGGTCCTCAAGTCCGGGCTGCCTTCGATTCTTGGCAACATGCAGAAGATCCCGGTCATGGCCGACCAGATCGTCAACCTGAATCTCCTGAGCCAGGCGTATTTCTGGGTGCTTATCAGTACCCTTATCACTGCACCTGTCCTGATCCGGTCAAAAGAGCAGGTTGGCAAAATTACCAAGCTCTGGCTGAAACGGGCATGGAGCCCGACCCTTGCCGCGATGGTCTTTTTTGCTATTGCCTATGTCATGGACTGGTCAGGAAAATCGGTAAGCAACGGTGCACTCACCCTGGCCCCGGCGGCATCAAATATGAACGTGGTTATCGGCCTTGTGCTGGCCCTTATCTTCGGCGTCGCGTTCCCGCTTTTTAGCCCCATGCTGGGTCTCTTTGGATCCTTTGTCTCGGGAAGTGAGACCTCATCCAACGTCATGTTCTATGGCATCCTCAAAAAATCGACCGATGTCCTCAACCTTGACTTCCTCCAGGTCTATGCTGCCCACCTGGTGGCTGGAGGCATTGCATCAGGAGTTGCGGTTGCAAAGATCATTAATGCCGCCGCGGTCGTAGACAAGATTGGTATCGAGGGCGAAGTGGTCCGCAAGGTCGCACCTGTCGCGATTATACTCACCCTTGTGACCGGCATTATGCTCGTGCTGATGCTGTACCTCTGA
- a CDS encoding protoporphyrinogen/coproporphyrinogen oxidase has product MICPPTSGAVKTAILGGGLSGLALARLLYKQGMELVVLEGEPVYGGLCRSSTKNGFTFDNGGSHIIFSRDTEVLSFMRDMIADNMQENIRNTKIFYKGRYVKYPFENGLADLPDEDRFFCISEFVKTLVAVEKGELPAPETFRDWIYYTFGKGIAECYMVPYNEKIWKYPSHNMSLHWVDGRIPRPPVDDVIKSAIGIPTEGYTHQSVFSYPLDGGIEALVKAIARPIEPFIKTGFRVQSVRKEHGYWLISDGTETIQADRILSTIPVQHLLAALEGVPENVRKACNALTYNSLVCVNIGVRGTVPDYSWLYIPDPALGKTNRISFPSQYSRHVTPEGCSAILAEITHQPGDPVARMNDNDLIAEVTTTLTEMGIITPDQIVFSSVVRQPFAYVVYDRNYQKNIAIVREYCNTMGIPLVGRFAQFEYLNMDGCIRSVLDFVASYPV; this is encoded by the coding sequence ATGATCTGCCCGCCAACATCTGGGGCAGTGAAGACTGCAATTCTTGGGGGCGGTTTATCCGGCCTTGCGCTGGCACGGCTCCTGTACAAACAGGGCATGGAGCTCGTGGTACTCGAAGGGGAACCGGTATATGGCGGCCTCTGCCGATCCTCCACAAAGAACGGGTTTACATTCGATAACGGCGGCTCGCACATCATCTTCTCGCGGGACACAGAGGTCCTCTCTTTTATGAGAGATATGATCGCGGACAATATGCAGGAGAATATCCGGAACACGAAGATCTTTTACAAAGGCCGGTATGTGAAGTATCCATTCGAGAACGGCCTTGCAGATCTTCCAGACGAGGACAGGTTCTTCTGCATTTCCGAGTTTGTAAAAACTCTTGTTGCAGTGGAAAAGGGCGAGCTTCCTGCTCCTGAGACGTTCCGCGACTGGATCTACTATACGTTCGGCAAAGGAATCGCCGAGTGCTACATGGTACCGTACAACGAGAAGATCTGGAAGTACCCCTCCCACAATATGTCCCTGCACTGGGTGGACGGGCGCATCCCCCGGCCCCCGGTTGATGATGTGATTAAGTCCGCGATCGGCATCCCCACGGAAGGCTATACCCACCAGTCGGTCTTCTCGTACCCGCTGGATGGAGGCATTGAGGCTCTGGTAAAAGCAATTGCCCGGCCAATAGAACCGTTTATCAAAACAGGATTCCGGGTTCAATCGGTCAGGAAAGAACACGGGTACTGGCTCATCAGCGATGGTACAGAAACGATACAAGCAGACCGGATCCTCTCCACTATCCCGGTCCAGCACCTGCTTGCCGCCCTGGAAGGTGTACCGGAAAATGTCAGGAAGGCCTGCAATGCGCTCACGTACAACTCGCTGGTCTGCGTCAACATTGGTGTCCGCGGGACGGTACCGGACTACTCGTGGCTCTACATTCCTGATCCGGCGCTCGGGAAGACCAACCGGATCTCGTTTCCCTCGCAGTACAGCCGACATGTGACACCTGAAGGGTGCAGCGCAATTCTTGCCGAGATCACTCACCAGCCCGGCGATCCCGTGGCAAGGATGAATGACAACGATCTGATCGCCGAGGTCACGACAACGCTTACCGAAATGGGAATTATCACTCCCGATCAGATCGTCTTCTCTTCAGTGGTACGCCAGCCGTTTGCCTACGTGGTGTACGACAGGAACTACCAGAAGAACATCGCAATTGTCCGCGAGTACTGCAATACTATGGGCATCCCGCTTGTTGGCCGGTTTGCACAATTCGAGTACCTCAATATGGACGGGTGTATCCGGAGCGTGCTGGACTTTGTGGCATCCTATCCCGTATAA
- a CDS encoding glycosyltransferase: MISVIVPSFNEEENIAQCLVSLSHQTIERSEYEIIVVDGGSTDKTCEIARKYADKVFIQTSKKVGGARNDGVMAAKGDIIASTDADCILPPYWVERVKKDFSDKNIVQVYGPVYPIEDSMGNHFSLLLANTFSRIGYYSRTFYYTLGCNTAFRKDAFLRAGMYRCIDAGDDLEIAMRMKDQGKIRFDGKLKVGFSMRRYQQYGTFKSLYEWLYIVAHGGESQKYAYTQKKYNK, translated from the coding sequence ATGATCTCTGTTATCGTCCCCTCATTTAATGAAGAGGAGAACATTGCCCAGTGCCTTGTATCGCTCTCGCACCAGACCATTGAACGAAGCGAGTATGAGATCATTGTGGTGGACGGCGGATCCACAGATAAGACCTGCGAGATCGCCAGAAAGTATGCGGATAAGGTATTTATCCAGACCAGCAAGAAAGTCGGCGGCGCCCGTAACGATGGGGTGATGGCAGCAAAGGGAGATATCATTGCCTCAACTGATGCCGACTGTATCCTCCCTCCGTACTGGGTAGAAAGGGTAAAAAAGGACTTTTCCGACAAGAACATAGTCCAGGTGTACGGGCCGGTGTACCCCATTGAGGACAGTATGGGGAACCACTTCTCGCTTCTCCTGGCAAATACCTTCTCCCGGATCGGGTATTACAGCCGTACGTTTTACTATACGCTTGGCTGCAACACGGCATTCAGGAAAGACGCATTTCTCCGTGCAGGTATGTACCGCTGCATCGATGCCGGGGATGACCTCGAAATTGCAATGCGCATGAAGGATCAGGGAAAGATCCGTTTTGACGGAAAACTTAAGGTAGGATTCTCCATGCGCCGGTACCAGCAGTATGGTACCTTTAAATCCCTGTATGAGTGGCTCTACATCGTAGCGCATGGCGGGGAGTCCCAGAAGTATGCCTACACCCAGAAAAAATACAACAAATGA
- a CDS encoding hotdog fold thioesterase yields the protein MPTPRKNTTNEGGIRITGQPECEDTPAPVAVEDRIAEFEESGFGRLLGLHITEARDGYARVEMDCEGKCNPHGIAHGGAIFALADHAFGIASNCGNFHHTAVSVHIQYLAPAKGRLVAIAERVGRTGTCEMHRVTVYEGDRIVAIFDGVAFRVSS from the coding sequence ATGCCTACACCCAGAAAAAATACAACAAATGAGGGCGGGATAAGAATAACAGGGCAGCCGGAATGTGAGGACACTCCCGCCCCTGTCGCTGTTGAGGACCGGATAGCCGAATTCGAGGAGAGTGGGTTTGGCCGGCTATTGGGGCTGCATATCACCGAGGCGCGTGATGGCTATGCCCGGGTTGAGATGGACTGCGAGGGGAAGTGCAATCCGCACGGGATAGCCCACGGCGGGGCGATTTTTGCTCTTGCCGATCATGCATTTGGGATCGCGTCCAACTGCGGGAATTTCCACCACACGGCAGTCTCTGTCCACATCCAGTACCTTGCCCCGGCAAAAGGCCGGCTCGTGGCAATTGCCGAACGTGTGGGAAGAACCGGTACCTGCGAGATGCACCGGGTCACCGTGTACGAGGGTGACCGGATCGTAGCCATCTTTGACGGCGTCGCATTCCGGGTCTCATCGTAG
- a CDS encoding ferredoxin domain-containing protein, with protein MTAEKDAVATVAGLMALAARTAPKGKGQDEILITVLTDVQKKKVATAMQEYGTKNGVGFFLRDAGNVAASDACIVIGARGKAYVGINCGACGYPTCAAFAKATGKAKTQNTPFAGPNCAVRMTDLGIAVGSAAKTAQIHNVDNRIMYSAGSIAMALGFLGRDCTAAYAIPLSVSGKSIYFDRPTSK; from the coding sequence ATGACAGCTGAGAAAGATGCAGTGGCCACTGTTGCCGGACTCATGGCCCTTGCAGCCCGCACGGCGCCCAAAGGAAAAGGGCAGGACGAGATCCTCATCACGGTACTCACTGATGTCCAGAAAAAGAAAGTCGCAACGGCGATGCAGGAGTACGGCACGAAAAATGGCGTGGGTTTCTTCCTGCGCGACGCCGGCAATGTAGCCGCAAGCGATGCCTGCATCGTTATTGGTGCCCGGGGAAAGGCATACGTCGGGATTAACTGCGGGGCCTGCGGGTATCCCACGTGTGCGGCTTTTGCCAAGGCAACAGGAAAGGCAAAGACGCAGAATACACCTTTTGCCGGCCCGAACTGTGCGGTGAGGATGACGGATCTCGGGATCGCGGTAGGTTCCGCAGCAAAGACTGCCCAGATCCACAACGTGGACAACCGGATTATGTACTCGGCCGGGTCAATAGCGATGGCCCTTGGGTTCCTTGGCAGGGATTGTACGGCAGCCTACGCCATCCCGCTCTCGGTATCTGGAAAAAGTATCTACTTTGACCGGCCAACCTCAAAATAA